The genome window GAACCCTGCCTGTCGCAGTGAGTCGAGAATGCCATCGTATTCGTACACCCCAAACTCGGGACTCGTCGGTCGACGTCCCGCCTCCTCGACGATCCGGCCGTGGAGGTAGATGACATAGCGCGCCGGAGCCTGCGCTTGGGCCGCACCCCACGGGGCGAGCGCGAATAGCAGGACGAGTTTGGGGTACCCCATCTGGCCTCCCTCGGGTTGGTGCTTCGCTGTGCGCACTGGAACGCGGCCGTCGTCCCTCAGATTGCGGTGTTCCGGATCGGCGTGGCTGGTCACGCTCCGCGGCGCCGCACCACTCTTCCGGAGGGACCAATGCGCGTACTCAAGACGATGCTGGCCTCGTTCAGCATGTTGATGCTTTCCGCCGCAGTCGCTGTCGCAGCACCAATGGCTGCGTTACAGGATGCACCGGCGCCGGCTTCCGTCGATGTTCACACGACCACCACCACGACGACCTGGTACACCGATCCGATGTGGATCGGCATCGGTGCCGTTGCGGTCATCGTGGTGATCGTGCTGATCGTCATGGCCGCACGCGGAAAGGACAGCACCACGACCGTCATCCGCTAGCCAGGCCCGACGCGTCCCGGTGGTGTCGCTATCACTCCCGATAGCGACACCCCGGTCGCTCTGCGAGCTACACTCCTGCGAAAGCACGCTCGAGCGCGGCGATGTCGATCTTCTGCATCTTCAGCATCGCCTGCAATGCCCGCCCCGCCTTTTCGCGGTCGGGATCGCCAAGCAGCTTCGGCAAGACCGACGGAATGATCTGCCACGACAGCCCGAATCGATCCTTCAGCCACCCACACTGACTCTCGGCGCCACCTTCGCTCAGTCGAGCCCAGAGGTCATCCACCTCGGCCTGACTCTCGCAGCTCACGAGCATCGAGAACGCCGGCGTGAACTTCAGGTGAGGCCCGCCGTTGAACGCGATGAACTGCTGACCTTCGAGTTCGAACGTCGCGCTCATCAAGGTGCCGTCTGGCCCAGGTGACGAGGCAATGACACGTGAATTCGGGAAGATCGAGCGATAGAGTGCCATCGCTTCGTCGATTTTACCATCATACCACAGGAACGGGGTGATCTTCGGCATGGGGAGCTCCGGTCGGTTGAGGGCGCCGGCTCGTGGCGCCAGTACCA of Gemmatimonadota bacterium contains these proteins:
- a CDS encoding VOC family protein, with the translated sequence MPKITPFLWYDGKIDEAMALYRSIFPNSRVIASSPGPDGTLMSATFELEGQQFIAFNGGPHLKFTPAFSMLVSCESQAEVDDLWARLSEGGAESQCGWLKDRFGLSWQIIPSVLPKLLGDPDREKAGRALQAMLKMQKIDIAALERAFAGV